DNA sequence from the Sediminibacillus dalangtanensis genome:
GGCCAAAAAGAACGTCAGTGATGAAAAGCTGATCAAAATCAGTAAACTATTTGGAACGATCATTGCCTTTATTACGTTTTTCATTTCTCCCCTGCTCATGTATGCACCAAATGGACTGTGGGATTTGATCCGGCAGTTTACAGGGTTTTTCAACATTCCAATCGTGACGATCCTGTTGGCAGCGGTTCTGTCTAAATACACCCCAGCCATCGCACCGAAGGTTGTAATTGTTTTTCATGTCATTGCCTATTATTTGATGATCTGGGGAACCGATCACTTATTTGGTTTCTCACTGGACATTAACTATATTCACGTTTATGGCATCTTGTTCGTCATCGAGGTCGGCATCATCCTGGCTTTTCGTTTTACCAAGCCACGGAAAGAAGCTTATGTTTTCAAAAAGGATCCCAAAGTCAGCCTCGTACCATGGAAACATGCTTTACCCGTCACCATTTTACTGCTTGCCCTGATGTGTGCCGTATATGTCGTGTTTTCACCTATTGGGCTCGCTTACCCAGATGCCGTCGTATCAGGGAGCTTTTGGTACACAATCGGAGCCTTGGCAGTTTTGACGGCTGCTCTTTATTTCCTCGCACTTAAAAATTGGACGAAAAAATACGCCAACTATTTGGATAAAGAGGAGGAGCAAAAGCAGGCATTTTCCACATTCCAGCAGGTTAACCAATAAAAAGAATATTTAATGGAACCGGAAAAACTTCATGACCAAAATAAAGTGGCCGGGACAAAAGCACGGCACCAAAGCAAAAACCGAGCGAATTTGACATATCAATCAAATTCGTTCGGTTTTTAATGTTTGTGTTCCTTAAATAGACTTCTTTATTATCCTGTTGTTTGATGCGTGCTCGTAGTAGTTTGCAGTAGCATAGGAAGCACGCAACAGGATAAAAAAGAGAGCATACAAAGTGCTCGGCAGCCATGCTTTTGTTCCGGCCTCTTTTTCCAAAAGAGGAGTCAGTCAACGATCGGCCGCTGCTTACCGCTGGTATAATCATCAATAATCGGAACATGGCTTTCGAATAATTGGTCAGGCAGTTCATCAAGCGGAAAAAACCTGGCATCTAACGACTCTTCATTTTCCCGAATTAACTCGCCGCTGTATTCTCTGCAAATGAACCAAATCTGCACCATTGCGACCTGGTCGCCGTTGCCGAGCGTCTTTTCTTTCGTTTGTCCTGAATAGATGCTGAACAATTCCAATTCACCAAGACACAGGCCAGTTTCTTCAAAAGCTTCTCTTCTTGCCGTATCAGAAACCGTTTCCCCCATCTCCATATAGCCGCCAGGTAGCCCCCACGTGTCATTGTCGGAGCGTAAATGCAACAGTAGGCGGTCCTGTTCATCTAATACGAAAACCCCTGCCACCACCATGATCACTTTTTCATGACCGACCATCGAACGCAAATAAGTTATGTAGTCCATGTTACTCCTCCTTTTCCACGTGCAAAAAGGCAAGCTCTTCTTGGAAGAACCTGCCTTTAGGTGTGTATGTTATCGGTTGGCAAAAAACGCTTCCGCTCTCTCGAGATCGACTTCCTGTTCCGGTGTCAGATCATACTCTTCTTCGATTGCATTCACCGGGCATACCGCTTTACAGGCGCCGCAATCGATGCAAATATCCGGGTCGATAAAAAATTGATCCGGGCCTTCTTCTATACAATCAACCGGGCAGACAGTAAGACATTCTGCCGCCTTTTCGTCTTTACAAGGACTTGTGATAACAAAAGCCATCGCGATTCCTCCTTAATTAAGCAGAGAATAGATACATACTTCAATTATTATTTAATAACACTTGACCCATGGTTTGCAAGGATATGGATTGCTTTCCCTGTCATTAATCATGTGGAAATCAGAACACGATAACATAGCGAAGGCAAGATACGGAGACTCCTACGGGAACAGCACGAGCTGAAAATCCCGTAAGAAAGCGTCTTGTGCTTTCTGAGGAAGTTGAAGCCGTGCCCGTGGAAAGCGTAGTATCTTGCCGTAGCGATACAAAGCACCCATCAAACAACAGGATAAAAGGATCTAAGGAACTTACAAAACCAAAAAACAGGGCGAATGCTATTAGCTTTTAGCATTCACCCGGTTTTGCTTTGGTGGCCTTGCTTTTGTCCTGCCACCGAGACTATGCATTTACTTTTGTTACGAAGCAGTTTCCAAATTCATTGACGGTCCGAAAAATTCGAAATGGATGCGATTTTCAGGGACTTCCCATTCCAGCAGAAATTGATTGATTGCTGACATAAATGGAACAGGGCCGCAGAAATAAAAATCAGCTTGATTGGTGCCAAGAACTTCTTTCAGCCATGGCAATGTAACATAACCTTCTTTGTCAAAGTTTCCGGCTGCTTTGTCTGCTTCCGTCGGATCACTGTACACGACATAGCTGGTGATATCTCCATTCGTTCTTGCCAGCTCCTTCACTTGTTCGTCCAGAGCATGTACTTTTCCATTTTGGGCGGCATGAATGAAAGTGACTTTACGTCCGGGCTGTTGATCCACAATTGTCCGTAGCATACTCATCATTGGCGTCAATCCAACTCCCCCGCTCAAGAGCACGACCGGTCTGTTACTATCCAGGTCGAGCGTGAAATCGCCAGCGGGTGCACTAACCTCCATGGTGTCCTCTTCTTTCACATGACCATGAAGGTGGTTGGAGATTTTTCCATCGGGATTATTTTGTCCTTTTTCCCGTTTCACACTGATCCGGTAATACGGTTTTCCCGGCGCATCGGAAAGACTGTATTGGCGGATTTGCGTGTACGGTTCCCCCTCGATCTTCACTTTCACAGAAAGATACTGTCCTGGTAAGTAATCGGCCAGTTTGCCGCCATCTGCAGGAACGAGATAGAATGACGTAATAACATCACTTTCTTTCACCTTTTTGTCTACGATAAACGGACGGAAGTCTTTCCAGCCGCCCTCTTTTTCGGCTGCTTCCTGATACATTTCTTTTTCTACTTGAATGAACACATCAGCAATGACACCGTATGCCTCTCCCCAAGCCTCAATGATTTCATCTGTAGCCTGGTCTCCCAGCACTTCTTTTATAGCCAGGAGTAAATTCTCTCCTACAATAGGATAATGCTCCGGCTTGATACCGAGACTCCGGTGCTTGTGCGCTATTTGCTTCACAACCGGCAAAATCGTCTCAAGCTGGTCGATATGAGCCGCAGCAGCGTAAACAGCGTTGGCTAGCGCCTGTTGTTGTCTGCCCTTCTTTTGATTGGCATGGTTAAAAATATTCAATAGTTCCGGATGATTTTCAAATAAACGTTGATAGAAGCGGGTTGTAATCGTCGTACCATGTTCTTCTAAAACAGGCACTGTAGATTTTACAATTTCAATCGTTTTTTGAGTTAACATAGGATTACCTCCAGTTAAAGATGTATTATGTATACATCTTTTCACTATCCGACTATTAAAGCAATATTTGAAATACATGTTTTTGAATTTTGCCACATTCCATCCACAAATCGTTCAAATTACCGGTAAAGCAGGCGAAGGAAAAACGGCATGTTCTCTCCATCTAAAAAAATATGGTACACTTAACACATAATCAGAAAAGAGGAAGATTACTATGAAATTGACACGTTTTACTGATTATTCGTTGCGAGTACTGATGTTTTTGGCCACCCGTCCGGAAGGTCAACTGGTCCAAATCAAAACGATTTCAGCTGTTTATAATATTTCGCATAACCATTTGATGAAGGTCATTTATGAACTTGGCAAATTAGGATATATAGAGACAGTAAGAGGACGTAATGGAGGTCTGCGTCTTGCAAAAGACCCACACACCATTTCGATAGGAGAAGTAGTGCGTCAAACAGAGGAAGATTTCTTTGTCGTCGAATGTTTTGATCCCTCCAAGAAGGATACTTGCTTGATCAGCGACGCCTGCCGTTTGCAGGGTGTGCTCGGCAAAGCACTGCATGCATTCCTGGAAACACTTGACCAATATTCTCTCGGCGATTTGATCATCAACAAAGATCAGCTACAGGCTCTGATGAAGGAAGTTACGTAGAGAAAGCCCCGAATCGTTAAATAACGGTTTCCGGGGCTTTTTTTGTAAGCTCGTTTGCCTTACACTCCATTCCTGCGACTTATGGTTTCCTGTAAAAAAAATAACCGCCTTAGCAAAAGGCGGTCCATAAAATAAACATATTAATCTTCGACTAAATCCTTATCAGCTGTCTCTTCTTCCCGGACAGGCTGACTTGCTTTCGCAGGAAAGATTTGCTGTTCTTTCCCTAAAATGCGCGCCACTTTGATTGCATCCCACAATGTCGGAAGCATCAGCAAGGATACCGGCACCGCTGTCACGACAATAGAATTTTGGATAGCCGTGATACTTCCCGGATCAATTGCTAATAAAATGATCGATAGCACTCCGAATAGCAGCACCCAGAATACACGAATCCATTTTTGCGGGTGATCGTTACCGGTTAATGTGACCGCAACGGTATAGGAAATCGAATCGACCGTCGTTGCCACAAACACAAGGGTGACAATCAAGAAGCCTATTGCCAATAGTAATCCAAGCGGCATCTGATCCATGATTGCCATCACTGCGGCAGGCATGCCACCTTCGCTCAATGGATCGGAAATGACTCCCGGATTGGTTAATTCAGCATTGATTCCGCTACCACCGACAACGGTGAACCAAAAATTACTAATCAACGGCGCTACAATGGCGACTGCGATGATCAATTCCCTAATAGTCCTTCCCCGGGAAATTCTGCTGATAAAGATAGCCATCATCGGGCCATACCCCAAAAACCAGCCCCAGAAAAATACCGTCCAGGCACCAAGCCAGGCTTGATCTCCCTGATAGGTCGACATCGTCAGCATATTTTGCAAATGGAATCCTTCTGCCGAAATAAACTTATTGACAAGAAACATCGTAGGTCCTACAACCAGCATGAAAGCTGCAAGCACAACAGTCAAACTGACATTCATCCGGCTCAGGAATTGAATACCGCGATCAACACCTGTTGCAACTGAAATCGCTGCTATCACGACGAGAACGGAAATAACAATGATATTTGTTACCAAGTTATTCGGCACTCCGAACAAGGAATGCAAACCATAGGTCAGCTGCATACCGAGAAAACCGATTGGTCCCATGGTACCGGCTGCAACCGCCACAATCGAAACAATGTCGGCTACTGTGCCGACTACACTCTTTTGAAAGATTTTTTCACCAAACAGCGGGTAAAGCATCGCCCTCGGTTTCAACGGATAACCTTTATGATAATGAGCATACATGAGAACGATGGTTGCCAGAGTTCCCAAAATCGCCCAAGCCATAAAACCCCAATGCATGAAACTTTGTGCTAATGCAGGGTCGATACCTGCCATGGTCGAGGAGTTGTCTTCAAACAACGGGGGATTCGTAATAAAGTGATACATCGGTTCAGAAGCCGCCCAAAACACACCTCCACTGGCCATTAATGTACATAAAATCATGGCAATCCAGCGGAAATAACTATTTTCCGGCTTCGCTTTATTACCTAACCTTACCTTTCCATACTTGGAAACGGCCAAGCCTAAGCCAATAAGCAAATTCGCTAACAGCAGCAGCTGCCAGTAAGAACCGAAATATTTGGCAGAAACGTTGAAGGATGCTGTAATCCAGCCCCCAACCATATCTAAATTCATCAGTGATAAAAGGACAAATAAAAGTAGCAGTCCTCCACTTACGATAAAAACGGGATTGTCCGTTTTGTTATTCAAACTTGTTTTTTTATCTTGTCGCACTTTTTTCCTCCTGAAAGTTAAGGAGCAAGTGCCTACAATAACGCTTCCCTCTCTCTATCTGTCATCATTGCAGACCATTGGATGGGAAATTATTCTGCTATAGAATTTATGATCATACCATTTAAAAATCGAATAATTTTCAAGTCCGAAAACCATCGGCTTGCTCTCTGAATTTTTTGCTGTGTCTAAAGTGTCTTTTTCATTCGATTTTTACTGCTAAAGGAAAACGGTCCACGTCCTTTCTTAGTTTGCCAAAGATATTAAATATTATAGGGTTTCTTTCAAACATTCGTCAAATATAATAAACAGGACAAAGGCGCAAGCGCCTGTTTAAAGGAGTACAGGCTAGAGCCGCCACGTCCTGTGGCAACGCCTGCATGACCCACATCGTCGGGGCCTCCGACAAGCTTAAGAACAGCCTCGGCGTGGCGCTTTTTGCCACACAGAGGGTGGGCTTAAGACCTCGAGGGGGTAGGCGCTGGAGCTGGACGTGGCTGGTTCAGCCAATAATTTTCCACAGACAGTCAAATTTATCATTTCCTATACAGGACAAAAGGGGTTATCCGAGAAACGATGGATAACCCCTTTCAGATTCTAGAGAAACCGTGATCTTTCTTATCCCTCTAAGGCCCCGAGAATAAATTTGTGAAGCTAAATGTTCTTATGAAAATTGAAAGACAGGATTATTTTGGGTCTTTAAAGATTATTCATCCTGGCAAAATTTCTCAAATCAGAATGGATGAGCCGTAGCATTCAGCCAAAGCCTTCTCCCGCCTGTTTATAATCATAAAGATAGATGCAAGAAAACACCCCTGGGTGGAATATAACCAATTCATGCTGCTATTTAGATAGAAACAGCGTTTTTCTGTTGCACTGCTTCCAACTCCCGCTTCAAAAACCTTGCCATTTCCAGCATGCCATACTTGTCTGCTTTGGCTTCTGCTTCGGAATTATAATTGGTGTTTGTATTGACGTCATAAGTGAAAAGCTCTCCATCTTGATTGAAAATGAACTCAATCCCTGCCACCCGGATACCATTGTCCGCCAGGAATTGTTCATACTTTTCAATAATCGGCTCGTTGAAATTCTCCACAATGCGGAACTTTGATTGATCCTCCGGTTGTTCTCCCACTGGGCAGAACAAGTCATCGATTGTGCAGGCATCTGCAGGACATAATTCGAATCCTTCCGACGTATCGACCTGAACAGCGTATAGAAACTTTCCGTCGATGAATTCACAGCGGGTAATATATGGCTCGGGTGCCTGTATATATTCCTGAACAAGGGTGATGCCATCGACCGGCTCATCAAAATCGGGGCCATCCAAGTACTCCTTCAATCCGTCGATGGTATGGAACAACTGAACTCCCAACCCTTTTCCTGCCCTGTTGTGTTTCGTGATGAATGATGCTGCATTGAGTTTTTCAGCCGCATCCACAATCTGCTCCTTGCCGACAGCTGCCAGCGTTTTCGGAGTACGGATTCCCGCTTCATTCAACGCCATATACTGATTGACCTTGCTCAATTCAAGTCGAAGTGCACTGCTGCCATTGATCACCGTGCGCCCGTGTCGCTCCAGCCATGCTAAAACCGCCTCCGTCAATTCAGGGGCATATCGATGATCTCTTGTATGGGATGAAGCACTAATCCGGCTATAAAAGATCCCTT
Encoded proteins:
- a CDS encoding NUDIX hydrolase, encoding MDYITYLRSMVGHEKVIMVVAGVFVLDEQDRLLLHLRSDNDTWGLPGGYMEMGETVSDTARREAFEETGLCLGELELFSIYSGQTKEKTLGNGDQVAMVQIWFICREYSGELIRENEESLDARFFPLDELPDQLFESHVPIIDDYTSGKQRPIVD
- a CDS encoding indolepyruvate ferredoxin oxidoreductase subunit alpha, translating into MAFVITSPCKDEKAAECLTVCPVDCIEEGPDQFFIDPDICIDCGACKAVCPVNAIEEEYDLTPEQEVDLERAEAFFANR
- the hmpA gene encoding NO-inducible flavohemoprotein → MLTQKTIEIVKSTVPVLEEHGTTITTRFYQRLFENHPELLNIFNHANQKKGRQQQALANAVYAAAAHIDQLETILPVVKQIAHKHRSLGIKPEHYPIVGENLLLAIKEVLGDQATDEIIEAWGEAYGVIADVFIQVEKEMYQEAAEKEGGWKDFRPFIVDKKVKESDVITSFYLVPADGGKLADYLPGQYLSVKVKIEGEPYTQIRQYSLSDAPGKPYYRISVKREKGQNNPDGKISNHLHGHVKEEDTMEVSAPAGDFTLDLDSNRPVVLLSGGVGLTPMMSMLRTIVDQQPGRKVTFIHAAQNGKVHALDEQVKELARTNGDITSYVVYSDPTEADKAAGNFDKEGYVTLPWLKEVLGTNQADFYFCGPVPFMSAINQFLLEWEVPENRIHFEFFGPSMNLETAS
- a CDS encoding RrF2 family transcriptional regulator, yielding MKLTRFTDYSLRVLMFLATRPEGQLVQIKTISAVYNISHNHLMKVIYELGKLGYIETVRGRNGGLRLAKDPHTISIGEVVRQTEEDFFVVECFDPSKKDTCLISDACRLQGVLGKALHAFLETLDQYSLGDLIINKDQLQALMKEVT
- a CDS encoding BCCT family transporter → MRQDKKTSLNNKTDNPVFIVSGGLLLLFVLLSLMNLDMVGGWITASFNVSAKYFGSYWQLLLLANLLIGLGLAVSKYGKVRLGNKAKPENSYFRWIAMILCTLMASGGVFWAASEPMYHFITNPPLFEDNSSTMAGIDPALAQSFMHWGFMAWAILGTLATIVLMYAHYHKGYPLKPRAMLYPLFGEKIFQKSVVGTVADIVSIVAVAAGTMGPIGFLGMQLTYGLHSLFGVPNNLVTNIIVISVLVVIAAISVATGVDRGIQFLSRMNVSLTVVLAAFMLVVGPTMFLVNKFISAEGFHLQNMLTMSTYQGDQAWLGAWTVFFWGWFLGYGPMMAIFISRISRGRTIRELIIAVAIVAPLISNFWFTVVGGSGINAELTNPGVISDPLSEGGMPAAVMAIMDQMPLGLLLAIGFLIVTLVFVATTVDSISYTVAVTLTGNDHPQKWIRVFWVLLFGVLSIILLAIDPGSITAIQNSIVVTAVPVSLLMLPTLWDAIKVARILGKEQQIFPAKASQPVREEETADKDLVED
- a CDS encoding ATP-grasp domain-containing protein encodes the protein MSKVYVIHENSEWTEHLTKRLEELEVPYEEWFLDQGMVDLTEEPPEGIFYSRISASSHTRDHRYAPELTEAVLAWLERHGRTVINGSSALRLELSKVNQYMALNEAGIRTPKTLAAVGKEQIVDAAEKLNAASFITKHNRAGKGLGVQLFHTIDGLKEYLDGPDFDEPVDGITLVQEYIQAPEPYITRCEFIDGKFLYAVQVDTSEGFELCPADACTIDDLFCPVGEQPEDQSKFRIVENFNEPIIEKYEQFLADNGIRVAGIEFIFNQDGELFTYDVNTNTNYNSEAEAKADKYGMLEMARFLKRELEAVQQKNAVSI